From Streptomyces fungicidicus, one genomic window encodes:
- a CDS encoding putative hydro-lyase, whose protein sequence is MTHTHDRTPTTVDDRPVTLVDEDSRAWSPRTARARFREGLAGPTAGVARGHTQANLISVPADWAYEMLLFCQRNPKPCPVLDVTDAGSVTTVLAPDADLRTDLPRYRVWENGELVDEPTDVREHWRGDLVSFLIGCSFTFEWALTAAGVPVRHVEQGRNVPMYVTSWQCRPAGRLRGPMVVSMRPVPPGLLSAAIRESSLLPAVHGGPVHCGDPSGLGIEDLGRPDFGDPVDFEPDDIPVFWACGVTPQAAVMASRPPFALTHAPGQMFLSDARDEQFRVA, encoded by the coding sequence GTGACCCACACCCACGACCGTACGCCGACCACGGTGGACGACCGACCCGTGACCCTCGTCGACGAGGACTCGCGCGCCTGGAGCCCCCGAACGGCCCGCGCCCGCTTCCGGGAGGGGCTGGCGGGCCCCACCGCGGGCGTCGCCCGGGGGCACACGCAGGCCAACCTGATCTCGGTGCCCGCGGACTGGGCGTACGAGATGCTGCTGTTCTGCCAGCGCAACCCCAAGCCGTGTCCGGTGCTCGACGTCACCGACGCCGGTTCCGTCACCACCGTCCTCGCCCCGGACGCGGATCTGCGCACCGATCTGCCGCGCTACCGGGTGTGGGAGAACGGTGAGCTGGTGGACGAGCCGACGGACGTGCGGGAGCACTGGCGCGGTGACCTGGTGTCCTTCCTGATCGGCTGCAGCTTCACGTTCGAATGGGCGCTGACGGCGGCGGGCGTCCCGGTCCGGCACGTCGAGCAGGGCCGCAACGTTCCCATGTACGTGACGAGTTGGCAGTGCCGTCCGGCGGGGCGGCTGCGCGGGCCGATGGTGGTGTCCATGCGGCCGGTGCCGCCCGGGCTGCTCTCCGCGGCGATCCGGGAGAGCAGCCTGCTGCCTGCGGTGCACGGCGGCCCCGTGCACTGCGGCGACCCCTCGGGGCTGGGCATCGAGGACCTCGGCCGCCCGGACTTCGGCGACCCGGTGGACTTCGAGCCGGACGACATCCCGGTGTTCTGGGCCTGCGGGGTGACCCCGCAGGCCGCGGTCATGGCCTCCCGCCCGCCGTTCGCCCTCACGCACGCACCGGGGCAGATGTTCCTCAGCGACGCCCGCGACGAGCAGTTCCGCGTGGCCTGA
- a CDS encoding LamB/YcsF family protein encodes MTSIDLNADLGEGFGRWLLTDDERLLSVVTSANVACGFHAGDAATMRRVCELAAGRGVRIGAQVSYRDLAGFGRRAMDVPPAELAAEMAYQIGALEVFARAAGSRVAYVKPHGALYNRVVRDEEQAGAVVDGVLLADPTLPVLGLPGSRLLELAGKAGLPVVTEAFSDRAYTDEGTLVPRGQEGAVVTDQEAVVARSVDLARDGEVAARSGRRIGVRARSLCLHGDTPGAVDLARRVRAALESSGVRVEAFA; translated from the coding sequence ATGACGTCGATCGATCTCAACGCCGACCTCGGGGAGGGCTTCGGCCGCTGGCTGCTCACCGACGACGAGCGGCTGCTGTCCGTGGTCACCAGCGCCAACGTGGCGTGCGGCTTCCACGCGGGGGACGCGGCCACCATGCGCCGGGTGTGCGAGCTCGCGGCCGGGCGCGGGGTGCGGATCGGCGCCCAGGTCTCCTACCGGGACCTGGCGGGTTTCGGGCGGCGCGCGATGGACGTGCCGCCCGCCGAGCTGGCGGCCGAGATGGCCTACCAGATCGGCGCCCTGGAGGTCTTCGCCCGCGCGGCGGGCTCCCGCGTGGCGTACGTCAAACCGCACGGGGCGCTCTACAACCGGGTGGTGCGGGACGAGGAGCAGGCCGGCGCGGTCGTCGACGGGGTGCTCCTGGCGGATCCCACTCTGCCCGTGCTCGGCCTGCCCGGCTCGCGTCTGCTGGAGCTGGCCGGGAAGGCGGGGCTGCCGGTGGTGACGGAGGCGTTCTCCGACCGGGCGTACACCGACGAGGGCACGCTGGTGCCACGCGGCCAGGAGGGCGCCGTGGTCACCGACCAGGAGGCCGTGGTGGCGCGGTCGGTGGACCTGGCACGTGACGGGGAGGTCGCCGCGCGCTCCGGGCGGCGCATCGGCGTGCGGGCGCGTTCCCTGTGCCTGCACGGCGACACGCCCGGCGCGGTGGACCTGGCCCGCCGGGTGCGTGCCGCCCTGGAGTCGTCCGGGGTCCGTGTGGAGGCCTTCGCATGA
- a CDS encoding 5-oxoprolinase subunit B family protein has translation MRVLPVGAHALLVEVSSGDEAQALHAELLRRRAEGSLPAGEIVPAARTVLLDGVSDPVRLTAELTALALPPVPEQAPETVEIPVRYDGPDLADVAAHWGVSAREVARVHAGTEFRVAFCGFAPGFGYLTGLPARCDVPRRPTPRTAVPAGSVALAGPYTGVYPRSSPGGWQLIGTTDLVLWDPARVPAALLSPGTRVRFVPVGATGPAA, from the coding sequence ATGAGGGTGCTGCCCGTCGGTGCGCACGCCCTGCTCGTCGAGGTCTCCTCGGGCGACGAGGCCCAGGCGCTCCACGCGGAGCTGCTGCGGCGCCGCGCGGAGGGCTCGCTGCCGGCCGGCGAGATCGTCCCGGCGGCGCGCACGGTCCTGCTGGACGGCGTGTCCGACCCCGTCCGGCTGACGGCCGAGCTGACCGCCCTCGCGCTGCCGCCCGTGCCGGAGCAGGCGCCGGAGACGGTGGAGATCCCGGTGCGCTACGACGGCCCGGACCTCGCGGACGTCGCCGCCCACTGGGGTGTGTCCGCGCGGGAGGTGGCCCGTGTCCACGCGGGAACCGAATTCCGTGTCGCCTTCTGCGGGTTCGCGCCCGGCTTCGGCTATCTCACCGGTCTGCCGGCGCGTTGCGACGTGCCCCGCCGGCCCACCCCGCGCACCGCCGTGCCGGCCGGTTCGGTGGCCCTGGCCGGGCCCTACACGGGTGTGTACCCGCGGTCCTCGCCGGGCGGCTGGCAGCTCATCGGCACGACCGACCTGGTGCTGTGGGACCCGGCGCGGGTGCCGGCGGCGCTGCTCTCCCCCGGCACCCGCGTGCGCTTCGTACCGGTGGGCGCGACGGGGCCGGCGGCATGA
- a CDS encoding 5-oxoprolinase subunit C family protein: MTDRALAVVRAGALTTVQDRGRPGHAHLGVPRSGALDGPAAALANRLAGNPPDAAVLETTLDGCSLRPRTPVTVAVTGAPCPVSVDGRPVAWGAPVRVRAGSVLDLGAVVSGVRAYVGVRGGIGVEPVLGSRSTDLLSGLGPAPLTDGAVLPLGAPREGGDAYVDVAPQPAAPDELVLRVTLGPRDDWFTPAAVRLLTSRAYRVSPASNRIGLRTTGPALERARPDELPSEGMVLGAVQVPPDGTPVVFLADHPTTGGYPVIAVVRPADLPAAAQARPGTPVRFVAVRRR, translated from the coding sequence ATGACGGACCGTGCGCTCGCCGTCGTCCGCGCGGGAGCCCTGACCACCGTGCAGGACCGGGGCCGTCCCGGCCACGCCCACCTCGGCGTGCCCCGTTCCGGGGCGCTGGACGGGCCGGCGGCGGCGCTCGCCAACCGGCTGGCCGGCAACCCGCCGGACGCCGCCGTCCTGGAGACGACCCTCGACGGCTGTTCCCTGCGGCCCCGTACGCCGGTCACCGTGGCGGTCACCGGCGCTCCCTGCCCGGTCTCCGTGGACGGCCGCCCGGTCGCCTGGGGCGCTCCGGTGCGGGTGCGGGCCGGGTCCGTGCTGGACCTAGGGGCGGTGGTCTCCGGGGTGCGCGCCTATGTGGGCGTACGCGGTGGGATCGGCGTCGAGCCGGTGCTCGGGAGCCGGTCCACGGACCTGCTCTCCGGTCTCGGCCCGGCCCCCCTCACCGACGGCGCCGTCCTCCCCCTCGGCGCCCCGCGCGAGGGCGGCGACGCTTACGTGGACGTCGCACCGCAGCCGGCCGCCCCGGACGAGCTCGTCCTGCGCGTGACCCTCGGCCCGCGCGACGACTGGTTCACCCCCGCCGCGGTACGGCTCCTCACCTCCCGCGCGTACCGGGTCTCCCCCGCGAGCAATCGCATCGGACTGCGCACCACCGGACCGGCCCTGGAACGGGCCCGGCCGGACGAGCTCCCCAGCGAGGGCATGGTGCTCGGCGCGGTCCAGGTGCCGCCCGACGGCACGCCGGTGGTCTTCCTGGCCGACCACCCGACCACCGGGGGCTACCCGGTGATCGCGGTCGTCCGCCCCGCCGACCTCCCGGCCGCCGCGCAGGCGCGCCCCGGCACCCCGGTCCGCTTCGTGGCCGTGCGCCGCCGCTGA
- a CDS encoding SGNH/GDSL hydrolase family protein, with the protein MRPLRFVALGDSLTEGVGDRAGGGWRGWAALLAPSLGAGPVGFTNLAVSGAQTRDVLERQLPAALELRPDLVSVVVGVNDTLRRTFDIRDIAARLDRVYAACAGQGAVLLTACLPHPGAMLGLPGPLARPLARRQRAVNTVVHALSDRYGAVHLHACEGDWIGDRAMWSADRLHPGEPGHRQLAVRFHALLAEHGFAAGPAPSPEPGSPAPTRWASLRWLATAGTGWVARRCTDLLPQLLSLAAGELCHHARGTGVRLDLRASAAVSAALAALSTGERRPGEAQGPSFG; encoded by the coding sequence GTGAGACCCCTGCGGTTCGTGGCCCTCGGGGACTCGCTCACCGAGGGCGTCGGGGACCGGGCCGGCGGCGGATGGCGGGGCTGGGCCGCGCTGCTCGCGCCGTCGCTGGGCGCCGGGCCGGTCGGCTTCACCAACCTCGCGGTCAGCGGGGCGCAGACGCGCGACGTGCTCGAACGGCAGCTGCCCGCCGCCCTGGAACTGCGGCCCGACCTGGTCTCCGTCGTCGTCGGCGTCAACGACACCCTGCGCCGCACCTTCGACATCCGCGACATCGCGGCACGGCTGGACCGGGTGTACGCGGCCTGCGCCGGTCAGGGCGCCGTGCTGCTCACCGCGTGCCTGCCCCACCCCGGCGCGATGCTGGGACTCCCCGGACCACTGGCCCGGCCGCTCGCCCGCCGGCAGCGCGCGGTGAACACCGTGGTGCACGCTCTCTCCGACCGGTACGGCGCCGTGCACCTCCACGCCTGCGAGGGCGACTGGATCGGGGACCGCGCGATGTGGAGCGCGGACCGGCTGCACCCCGGTGAGCCGGGACACCGTCAACTCGCCGTGCGCTTCCACGCGCTGCTCGCGGAACACGGTTTCGCGGCCGGGCCCGCCCCCTCGCCCGAGCCCGGCTCCCCGGCGCCCACCCGGTGGGCGAGCCTGCGGTGGCTGGCCACCGCGGGCACCGGCTGGGTGGCCCGCCGCTGCACCGACCTGCTGCCGCAACTGCTCTCCCTCGCCGCCGGTGAGCTGTGCCACCACGCGCGGGGCACCGGCGTCCGCCTGGACCTGCGCGCCTCCGCCGCCGTCTCGGCGGCCCTGGCCGCCCTCTCGACCGGGGAACGACGACCCGGCGAGGCCCAGGGTCCCTCGTTCGGATAG
- a CDS encoding glycosyltransferase, with protein MNGPLRIVRLANFVAPASGGLRTALRELGKGYLAAGHRPVLIVPGERESDHDTEQGRVITLPGPLLPGTGGYRVLTDRRRVAALLEDLAPDRLEVSDRTTLRWTGRWARRARVPAVMVSHESADGVLRTWGLPERAARRTADALNTRTAHTYARVVCTTGFAEREFVRIGARNVVRAPLGVDLRERHPALRDPGLRAQYAPPPRTLLVMCSRLSLEKRPGTALDALEALLRRGRPAVLVVAGDGPLRGRLEQRARERGLPVTFLGHVGDRRLLGALQASADVCLAPGPAETFGLAALEAMACGTPVVASASSALPEVIGGAGAVAEDRGEAFAEAVEMLLDRAETGRREAARARAERFGWGTAVAAFLAAHDAPSTVPQAVVRGVAPARPAVSRGLL; from the coding sequence ATGAACGGGCCCCTGCGGATCGTCCGGCTGGCGAACTTCGTGGCGCCCGCCTCCGGCGGACTGCGCACCGCGCTGCGCGAACTCGGCAAGGGCTATCTGGCGGCGGGGCACCGGCCCGTGCTGATCGTCCCCGGGGAGCGGGAGAGCGACCACGACACCGAACAGGGGCGGGTGATCACCCTGCCGGGTCCGCTGCTGCCCGGCACCGGCGGCTACCGCGTCCTCACCGACAGGCGGCGGGTCGCCGCGCTGCTGGAGGACCTGGCTCCCGACCGGCTGGAGGTGTCCGACCGCACGACGCTGCGCTGGACCGGCCGGTGGGCCCGGCGGGCCCGGGTCCCGGCCGTCATGGTCTCGCACGAGAGCGCCGACGGGGTGCTCCGCACCTGGGGACTTCCGGAGCGGGCCGCCCGGCGCACCGCCGACGCCCTCAACACCCGTACCGCGCACACCTACGCCCGGGTGGTGTGCACCACCGGGTTCGCCGAACGGGAGTTCGTGCGCATCGGGGCCCGCAACGTCGTACGGGCCCCGCTGGGCGTCGACCTGAGGGAGCGGCACCCCGCGCTGCGCGACCCCGGACTGCGCGCCCAGTACGCGCCCCCGCCCCGGACGCTGCTCGTGATGTGCTCCCGGCTGTCCCTGGAGAAACGGCCCGGGACCGCCCTGGACGCCCTGGAGGCGCTGCTGCGGCGCGGGCGGCCGGCGGTGCTGGTGGTGGCCGGCGACGGGCCGCTGCGGGGGCGGCTGGAACAGCGGGCGCGGGAGCGCGGACTGCCGGTGACCTTCCTGGGGCACGTGGGCGACCGGCGGCTGCTGGGCGCGCTCCAGGCGTCCGCCGACGTGTGCCTCGCCCCGGGGCCCGCCGAGACCTTCGGGCTCGCCGCGCTGGAGGCGATGGCGTGCGGCACGCCCGTCGTGGCGAGCGCGTCGTCGGCGCTGCCGGAGGTGATCGGCGGGGCGGGGGCGGTCGCCGAGGACCGCGGCGAGGCCTTCGCGGAAGCCGTCGAAATGCTGCTGGACCGGGCGGAGACCGGCCGCCGGGAGGCGGCCCGCGCGCGTGCGGAGCGCTTCGGGTGGGGGACGGCGGTGGCGGCGTTCCTCGCCGCCCACGACGCGCCGTCGACGGTGCCGCAAGCCGTGGTCCGGGGCGTCGCACCGGCACGGCCCGCCGTGTCCCGGGGGCTCTTGTGA
- a CDS encoding glycosyltransferase family 4 protein — translation MRVVIVTESFPPDVNGVAHCALQTARHLVDRGHSPLVVAPATAGDEPDDGAPCPVVRVPSLPLPGYPQVRVALPSRRLAAAVSAHRADVVHLASPFVLGVRGMTAAARLGLPAVAVYQTDLAGYARTYMGAGEAAAWRRIRSVHASADLTLAPSGAALRDLEAHGVPRVRLWPRGVDTARFRPGLRDEALRRTLAPNGELVVGYVGRLAPEKQVELLAGACALPGVRVVVVGDGPSRPALEQSLPGAVFLGRRTGDDLARIFASLDVFVHTGPFETFCQTVQEAMAGGVPVVAPAVGGPLDLVAHGRTGLLVPPRDADAVRDAVWSLAADPGRRAAFGAAGRARVEGRTWAAVGDQLIGYYAEVLAGRRTAVAA, via the coding sequence ATGCGTGTCGTCATCGTGACCGAGTCCTTTCCCCCCGATGTGAACGGCGTGGCCCACTGCGCGCTCCAGACCGCCCGACACCTCGTCGACCGCGGCCACAGCCCCCTCGTCGTCGCCCCCGCCACCGCGGGCGACGAGCCCGACGACGGGGCGCCCTGCCCCGTCGTCCGCGTCCCCTCCCTGCCGCTGCCCGGCTATCCCCAGGTCCGCGTCGCCCTGCCCAGCCGGCGACTGGCCGCCGCCGTCTCCGCGCACCGGGCGGACGTCGTCCACCTGGCCAGCCCCTTCGTCCTCGGCGTGCGCGGCATGACGGCCGCCGCCCGCCTGGGCCTGCCTGCCGTCGCCGTCTACCAGACCGACCTCGCCGGATACGCCCGTACGTACATGGGCGCCGGCGAGGCCGCCGCCTGGCGGCGCATCCGCTCCGTGCACGCCTCCGCCGACCTCACCCTGGCCCCGTCCGGCGCGGCCCTGCGCGACCTGGAGGCACACGGCGTGCCCCGGGTGCGGCTCTGGCCGCGCGGCGTGGACACCGCCCGTTTCCGGCCCGGCCTGCGCGACGAAGCACTGCGCCGCACCCTCGCCCCGAACGGCGAACTCGTGGTCGGCTATGTCGGCCGGCTCGCCCCGGAGAAGCAGGTCGAACTGCTGGCCGGGGCCTGCGCCCTGCCGGGAGTGCGGGTCGTGGTGGTCGGCGACGGGCCCAGCCGGCCCGCGCTGGAGCAGTCGCTCCCCGGCGCGGTCTTCCTCGGCCGCCGCACCGGCGACGACCTCGCCCGGATCTTCGCCTCGCTCGACGTCTTCGTGCACACCGGACCGTTCGAGACCTTCTGCCAGACCGTCCAGGAGGCGATGGCCGGCGGCGTGCCCGTCGTCGCGCCCGCGGTGGGCGGACCGCTGGACCTGGTGGCCCACGGACGCACCGGCCTGCTGGTCCCGCCGCGCGACGCCGACGCGGTGCGCGACGCGGTGTGGTCCCTGGCCGCCGACCCCGGGCGGCGGGCCGCGTTCGGGGCGGCCGGGCGCGCCAGGGTCGAGGGACGCACCTGGGCGGCCGTCGGCGACCAGCTGATCGGGTACTACGCCGAGGTGCTCGCCGGCCGCCGGACGGCGGTGGCGGCATGA
- a CDS encoding HEAT repeat domain-containing protein: protein MFDPVIAPSGTLLGLLQRGRGDGTLHALTAPRPEALAALNHCVLRDPRHDWQVENRSLYYARLYLDLHGELDAVEAHLFDPEDVLDGDESRTGLALAVLGHLASYGRRDALALLRRYAAHGTNWAWALDELALRDDDAGLRALAAPVLARFPTDAEGEAELAATVRDAFEPRPWRLWAEDPRESVATRVRAAQEAGSFDRWQRQMRPTGPRPGWSVRAVFEWAQQGFERGAALHVPAARCLGAVAGPEDRPEIVRAAQDGTDGARCTALRYLADNHDPDVLELIEGAVATGSAAVVEAAVGAFERMHSLAAVDRARGWARRPDPLGAAAGRVLACRGGVQDRDLVLAAIREAVRGEGPDAPTLWTLVDGAGRLGIACAAPVLRHIYRETASSHLRGRAARALAATDPSYATGFAVECLWDCEESTREIAARHAETGDTRVVERLRRLAADPAEEAEVQTAVRSRIGPGETAV from the coding sequence ATGTTCGATCCGGTCATAGCGCCCAGCGGTACGCTGCTCGGCCTGCTCCAGCGGGGCCGCGGCGACGGCACGCTGCACGCGCTCACCGCCCCGCGCCCCGAGGCGCTGGCGGCGCTGAACCACTGTGTGCTGCGCGACCCGCGCCACGACTGGCAGGTGGAGAACCGCTCCCTCTACTACGCCCGCCTCTACCTCGATCTGCACGGCGAACTGGACGCGGTCGAGGCCCACCTCTTCGATCCGGAGGACGTCCTCGACGGCGACGAGTCCCGCACCGGACTCGCCCTCGCCGTCCTCGGACACCTCGCCTCCTACGGCAGGCGGGACGCCCTCGCGCTGCTGCGCAGGTACGCCGCCCACGGCACCAACTGGGCCTGGGCCCTGGACGAGCTGGCCCTCAGGGACGACGACGCGGGCCTGCGCGCCCTCGCCGCCCCGGTCCTCGCGCGGTTCCCCACCGACGCCGAGGGTGAGGCGGAGCTCGCCGCCACCGTCCGGGACGCCTTCGAGCCACGGCCCTGGCGGCTGTGGGCCGAGGACCCGCGCGAGTCCGTCGCCACACGTGTGCGTGCCGCCCAGGAGGCCGGCTCCTTCGACCGGTGGCAGCGGCAGATGCGGCCCACCGGGCCCCGCCCCGGCTGGAGCGTGCGGGCCGTGTTCGAGTGGGCCCAGCAGGGCTTCGAGCGCGGTGCCGCGCTCCATGTCCCCGCCGCCCGCTGCCTCGGCGCCGTGGCGGGACCCGAGGACCGGCCCGAGATCGTCCGGGCCGCCCAGGACGGCACCGACGGAGCCCGGTGCACCGCGCTGCGGTACCTCGCCGACAACCACGATCCGGACGTCCTCGAACTGATCGAGGGCGCCGTGGCCACCGGCTCGGCGGCTGTCGTGGAGGCCGCCGTCGGCGCCTTCGAACGCATGCACAGTCTCGCCGCCGTCGACCGGGCGCGCGGCTGGGCCCGCCGGCCCGACCCGCTGGGCGCCGCCGCCGGCCGCGTCCTCGCCTGCCGCGGCGGAGTACAGGACCGCGACCTGGTCCTCGCGGCCATCCGTGAGGCGGTACGGGGCGAGGGACCCGACGCGCCCACCCTGTGGACCCTCGTGGACGGCGCCGGACGCCTGGGCATCGCCTGCGCCGCCCCCGTCCTGCGCCACATCTACCGCGAGACCGCCTCCTCCCATCTGCGCGGCCGCGCGGCCCGCGCCCTCGCCGCGACCGACCCCTCCTACGCCACCGGCTTCGCCGTCGAATGCCTCTGGGACTGCGAGGAGTCCACCCGCGAGATCGCCGCCCGGCACGCCGAGACCGGCGACACCCGCGTCGTCGAACGACTGCGCCGCCTCGCCGCGGACCCGGCCGAGGAGGCCGAGGTGCAGACCGCCGTGCGCAGCCGGATCGGTCCCGGGGAGACCGCCGTGTGA
- a CDS encoding ankyrin repeat domain-containing protein: protein MTEAPDPEVVELATKIFDLARRGRTEELVAYVDAGVPADLTNDRGDSLVMLAAYHGHAGAVRALLERGAAADRVNDRGQTPLAGAVFKGETEVIEALLKSGADPSAGTPSAVDTARMFGRTELLELFGEH from the coding sequence ATGACTGAAGCCCCCGACCCCGAGGTCGTGGAGCTGGCGACCAAGATCTTCGACCTGGCCCGGCGGGGCCGGACCGAGGAGCTCGTGGCCTACGTCGACGCGGGCGTGCCGGCCGACCTCACCAACGACCGCGGCGACTCGCTCGTGATGCTCGCGGCGTACCACGGCCACGCCGGGGCGGTCCGCGCGCTGCTCGAGCGCGGCGCCGCCGCCGACCGCGTCAACGACCGCGGCCAGACACCACTCGCGGGAGCGGTCTTCAAGGGGGAGACCGAGGTCATCGAGGCCCTCCTGAAGAGCGGAGCCGACCCGTCGGCGGGCACCCCCTCGGCCGTCGACACGGCCCGGATGTTCGGGCGCACGGAACTGCTCGAGCTGTTCGGCGAGCACTGA
- a CDS encoding P-loop NTPase family protein has product MARRPLPRILSNGSAQLARSRELARTAADSATDVLHPLITITRGLRRLASAGRRRWAGTPKDRRGALLFLMASVVLVVALAPYGPLLAVITLMAAAAWHGRDRAPSAPAGPDEDQCRRLKSLYEALVPYFSAAEDPEPLYAHGGDWEKVFTECEFDSTGRIAHLVIGYPAYFTDGEPESRARIEHLLGAKSGRGREYHFGWDEEANQLTVRVLAPLPTDITAQPFVTAPGETVLGFTDPIRVQRTLPLTHGAHGEERRDVPPVVWRTGLRSTEPHLLATGQPGSGTSTLLRSIALQALHHGDVVIVDGGGTGEYACLTGRDGVLAVECGLTGTLTSLEWAAHETERRLIAAGRAHQAGDPPPEDTRRPLWLLLDRPSAFTHLAAADGRADPQALLQVPLRHGRPANVTVVVAEQLDGLEALSDAVRQHTRARVVLGPATAEQLEAVLGAPPHTTPVDQVAPGRGYARLGSGPVHRLQVPATPDPYDDATSDAERQAVLELLPPRTTPADEEPERLETAVPVESVRLEKVTVEKTATAAGTGSEEPAQAPAEAVGAEAAVAEHTS; this is encoded by the coding sequence GTGGCCCGGCGCCCCCTCCCCCGCATCCTGAGCAACGGCAGCGCACAGCTCGCCCGCAGCCGGGAGCTGGCCAGGACGGCCGCCGACAGCGCCACGGACGTCCTCCACCCGCTGATCACCATCACGCGTGGTCTGCGCCGGCTGGCCTCGGCCGGGCGGCGCAGGTGGGCCGGCACGCCCAAGGACCGGCGCGGCGCGCTGCTCTTCCTGATGGCGTCGGTCGTGCTGGTCGTGGCCCTTGCCCCGTACGGCCCGCTGCTCGCCGTCATCACCCTGATGGCGGCGGCGGCCTGGCACGGCCGGGACCGCGCGCCGTCGGCGCCCGCCGGGCCCGACGAGGACCAGTGCCGGCGCCTGAAGTCGCTCTACGAGGCACTGGTGCCGTACTTCTCCGCCGCCGAGGACCCGGAACCGCTCTACGCCCACGGCGGCGACTGGGAGAAGGTCTTCACCGAGTGCGAGTTCGACTCCACCGGCCGGATCGCGCACCTGGTGATCGGCTACCCCGCCTACTTCACCGACGGCGAGCCGGAGTCCCGGGCGCGGATCGAGCACCTGCTCGGCGCCAAGTCCGGGCGCGGCCGCGAGTACCACTTCGGGTGGGACGAGGAGGCCAACCAGCTCACGGTCCGCGTCCTCGCGCCGCTGCCCACCGACATCACCGCCCAGCCCTTCGTCACGGCCCCCGGCGAGACGGTCCTCGGCTTCACCGACCCGATCAGGGTCCAGCGGACGCTGCCGCTCACCCACGGCGCACACGGCGAGGAGCGGCGCGACGTCCCGCCCGTCGTCTGGCGCACCGGCCTGCGCTCCACCGAGCCCCATCTGCTGGCGACCGGCCAGCCGGGCAGCGGCACCTCGACGCTGCTGCGGTCCATCGCCCTGCAGGCCCTGCACCACGGCGACGTGGTGATCGTCGACGGCGGCGGCACCGGCGAGTACGCCTGCCTCACCGGCCGGGACGGCGTGCTCGCCGTCGAGTGCGGGCTGACGGGCACGCTGACCAGCCTGGAGTGGGCGGCGCACGAGACGGAGCGGCGGCTGATCGCGGCCGGCCGGGCCCACCAGGCGGGCGATCCTCCGCCGGAGGACACCCGGCGCCCCCTGTGGCTCCTGCTGGACCGGCCGAGCGCGTTCACGCACCTGGCCGCGGCGGACGGCCGCGCGGACCCCCAGGCACTGCTGCAGGTCCCGCTGCGGCACGGCCGCCCGGCGAACGTCACCGTGGTCGTCGCCGAACAGCTCGACGGCCTGGAGGCCCTCAGCGACGCGGTGCGGCAGCACACCCGCGCCCGTGTCGTCCTCGGGCCCGCGACCGCGGAGCAGCTGGAGGCCGTGCTGGGAGCGCCCCCGCACACCACCCCCGTCGACCAGGTCGCCCCGGGGCGCGGTTACGCCCGGCTCGGTTCGGGGCCGGTGCACCGCCTCCAGGTCCCCGCGACGCCGGATCCGTACGACGACGCGACCAGTGACGCCGAACGGCAGGCGGTGCTGGAGCTGCTGCCGCCCAGGACGACCCCGGCGGACGAGGAGCCGGAGCGCCTGGAGACGGCGGTTCCGGTGGAGTCGGTGCGGCTGGAGAAGGTGACGGTGGAGAAGACCGCCACCGCGGCGGGGACCGGGAGCGAGGAGCCGGCGCAGGCGCCCGCGGAAGCGGTCGGCGCCGAGGCGGCGGTCGCGGAGCACACCTCCTAA